One Rhizobium sp. 9140 genomic region harbors:
- a CDS encoding glycoside hydrolase family 127 protein: MHTENQTRSHSRKDRKFRPLPVPSVTLGGLFGERQDAICATTAKTLLDRCVEAGMLTAIDVSLPSPGVVLPIQPWDGSTQMFWDSDLGKSIETVAYSLFRSPNPELEARVDQIADLYETLQDEDSYLNAWFQRVQPGRRWTNLRDFHELYCAGHLIEGAVAYYQATGKRKLLDVMARFADYMITVFGHSEGQIPGYDGHEEIELALVKLARVTGEQKYLDLSKYFIDERGTEPHFFIDEAKRDGREAKKFVFHSFEYNQSHQPVREQTRVVGHAVRAMYLYSGMADIATEYSDDSLTGALETLWSDLVTRQMYVTGGIGPSAANEGFTDPYDMPNESAYNETCASVGIVFWAARMLGRGPDRRYADIMEQALYNGAMVGLSLDGTRFFYDNPLESAGKHHRWTWHPCPCCPPNIARLLASIGSYMYAVSDDEIAVHLYGEGKARFEMGGEEVSLSQETRYPWNGAIRFDVGLAKPARFTLSLRIPAWCKGAMLSVNGVPADLDEVMVDGYARIEREWSDKDEIALDLPLAPRLLRANPLIRQDAGRVALVRGPLVYCTEETDNGTGLQRLTITGEPESATERPMPGLNDAISLEISAERDEADWGETLYREAPPQATKVTARFVPYHLWDNREPGEMLVWMRDGKGGMK, translated from the coding sequence GTGCACACTGAAAACCAGACCCGCTCCCATTCCCGCAAAGACCGCAAATTCCGGCCGCTGCCGGTTCCGAGCGTCACGCTTGGCGGCCTCTTCGGCGAGCGGCAGGATGCGATCTGCGCAACGACGGCGAAGACGCTGCTCGACCGCTGTGTGGAAGCCGGCATGCTCACCGCGATCGACGTCAGCCTCCCGAGCCCCGGCGTCGTGCTGCCGATCCAGCCCTGGGACGGCTCCACCCAGATGTTCTGGGACAGCGATCTGGGTAAGTCGATCGAGACGGTCGCCTATTCGCTCTTCCGTTCGCCCAACCCCGAGCTTGAGGCCCGCGTCGACCAGATCGCCGATCTCTATGAGACGCTGCAGGACGAGGACAGCTATCTGAACGCCTGGTTCCAGCGCGTTCAGCCCGGTCGCCGGTGGACGAACCTGCGGGATTTCCACGAACTCTACTGCGCCGGCCACCTGATCGAAGGGGCCGTCGCCTACTACCAGGCGACGGGTAAGCGCAAGCTTCTCGACGTTATGGCGCGCTTCGCGGACTATATGATCACCGTCTTCGGTCATAGCGAAGGCCAGATCCCCGGCTATGACGGACACGAGGAAATCGAGCTGGCGCTGGTCAAGCTTGCCCGCGTGACCGGCGAGCAGAAGTATCTCGACCTGTCTAAATACTTCATCGACGAACGCGGCACCGAGCCGCATTTCTTCATCGATGAAGCGAAACGCGACGGTCGCGAGGCCAAGAAATTCGTCTTCCACAGCTTTGAATACAACCAGTCCCACCAGCCGGTGCGCGAGCAGACCCGCGTCGTTGGCCACGCCGTGCGTGCCATGTACCTCTATTCCGGCATGGCCGACATCGCGACGGAATATAGTGACGACAGCCTGACGGGCGCGCTCGAAACGCTCTGGAGCGATCTCGTCACCCGGCAGATGTACGTCACCGGCGGCATTGGCCCGTCCGCGGCGAACGAGGGCTTTACCGATCCCTACGACATGCCGAATGAGAGCGCCTACAACGAGACCTGCGCCTCGGTCGGCATCGTCTTCTGGGCCGCGCGCATGCTCGGCCGCGGCCCCGATCGCCGTTATGCCGATATCATGGAGCAGGCGCTCTACAACGGCGCGATGGTGGGTCTCTCGCTCGACGGAACACGCTTCTTCTACGACAACCCGCTGGAAAGCGCCGGCAAGCACCATCGCTGGACCTGGCATCCATGCCCGTGCTGCCCGCCGAACATCGCAAGGCTGCTCGCCTCCATCGGCTCCTATATGTATGCCGTCTCGGACGACGAGATTGCAGTTCATCTCTACGGAGAAGGCAAGGCGCGGTTCGAGATGGGAGGCGAAGAGGTCTCGCTGTCCCAGGAAACGCGCTACCCCTGGAATGGCGCCATCCGCTTCGATGTCGGTCTTGCCAAGCCTGCCCGCTTCACGCTGTCGCTGCGCATTCCCGCATGGTGCAAGGGGGCGATGCTCTCGGTCAACGGCGTGCCGGCCGATCTCGACGAAGTGATGGTCGATGGCTATGCGCGGATAGAGCGGGAATGGTCCGACAAGGACGAGATTGCGCTCGACCTGCCGCTCGCGCCGCGGCTTCTGCGGGCCAATCCGCTGATCCGCCAGGATGCCGGCCGCGTCGCGCTTGTGCGCGGTCCGCTGGTCTATTGCACGGAAGAGACGGATAACGGCACCGGTTTGCAGAGGCTGACGATCACCGGCGAGCCGGAATCCGCGACCGAACGTCCCATGCCCGGCCTGAACGATGCGATCTCGCTCGAAATCTCGGCCGAGCGGGACGAGGCCGACTGGGGCGAAACGCTCTATCGCGAGGCGCCGCCGCAGGCCACGAAGGTGACTGCACGTTTCGTTCCCTATCATCTCTGGGACAACCGGGAGCCGGGCGAAATGCTGGTCTGGATGCGCGACGGCAAGGGAGGGATGAAATGA
- a CDS encoding ABC transporter ATP-binding protein: protein MSLAQDARLPVWPDGAIAGPDGEDGAATGGVRLSGVRKSFGSLDIIHGIDLSIPEGAFTVFVGPSGCGKSTLLRMIAGLEEVSDGLIAIKGRDVTDLDPSDRGIAMVFQSYALYPHMSVRDNLAFGLKMANTPKAEIDRRVAAASAILKTDHLLDRRPGQLSGGQRQRVAIGRAIVRKPDVFLFDEPLSNLDAELRVSMRIEIARLHRELGNTMIYVTHDQTEAMTLADMIVVLREGRIEQVGSPREIYENPANSFVAGFIGSPRMNLLKAKRVGPESLELADALLIAPFPTVSGDREEDVTFGIRPEHLTVGHQIVEGHSLTATIDFSEYLGGTQYLYCQLADRQTVTVEYRSPDAVKPGDRIVLSWSQDAIRLFDTTGLRLRKDIGQHM, encoded by the coding sequence ATGAGCCTGGCTCAAGATGCCCGCTTACCCGTCTGGCCGGACGGAGCGATAGCCGGGCCTGACGGCGAAGACGGCGCTGCAACCGGGGGCGTTCGCCTGTCGGGGGTCCGAAAGTCCTTCGGCAGTCTCGACATCATCCATGGGATCGACCTGTCGATCCCGGAGGGTGCCTTCACCGTCTTCGTCGGCCCATCAGGCTGCGGAAAATCCACATTGCTGCGCATGATTGCGGGGCTCGAGGAGGTGTCTGACGGGCTGATCGCCATCAAGGGACGCGATGTCACGGATCTCGATCCGTCGGATCGCGGCATTGCGATGGTCTTCCAGTCCTATGCGCTTTATCCTCATATGAGCGTTCGCGACAACCTTGCCTTCGGCCTGAAGATGGCGAATACCCCGAAGGCGGAGATCGACCGGCGTGTCGCGGCGGCATCCGCCATCCTCAAGACCGACCATCTTCTCGACCGGCGTCCGGGGCAGCTTTCCGGCGGCCAGCGCCAGCGCGTTGCCATTGGCCGGGCCATCGTGCGCAAGCCGGACGTCTTCCTGTTCGACGAGCCACTGTCGAACCTCGACGCGGAGCTTCGTGTCTCCATGCGCATCGAGATCGCCCGGCTCCACCGCGAACTCGGCAACACGATGATCTACGTGACGCACGACCAGACGGAAGCGATGACCCTGGCGGACATGATCGTGGTCTTGCGGGAAGGGCGGATCGAACAGGTCGGCAGCCCACGTGAGATTTACGAGAACCCGGCCAACAGCTTCGTCGCCGGCTTTATTGGGTCGCCGCGGATGAACCTTTTGAAAGCGAAGCGCGTGGGGCCGGAAAGTCTTGAGTTGGCCGATGCGTTGCTCATTGCGCCGTTTCCGACGGTATCGGGGGATCGCGAAGAGGACGTCACCTTCGGCATCCGGCCCGAGCATCTGACGGTCGGTCATCAGATCGTCGAGGGTCACTCGCTCACGGCAACCATCGACTTTTCGGAATATCTCGGTGGGACGCAGTATCTCTACTGCCAGCTCGCCGATCGCCAGACGGTAACCGTTGAGTACCGCTCACCCGATGCGGTCAAGCCCGGCGACCGCATCGTGCTGTCATGGTCGCAGGACGCGATCCGGCTGTTCGATACGACAGGCCTCCGCTTACGTAAGGACATCGGACAGCACATGTGA
- a CDS encoding DUF917 domain-containing protein — protein MNILRTIHAEDLDDIAIGGAILGTGGGGDPYVGKLMAKEAIRKHGPVELIDVSELADDALVVPVCMMGAPTVMTEKLPRGDELLTAFRKLEQLLGRKIDAVLCGEAGGVNSTTPFVVAAAAGLPLIDGDGMGRAYPELQMVTFTLHGISATPMVLCDDKGNALVLETVSNAWTERLARAATVEMGGSALLAFYPMSGKQAKACVVRGTLSLCANLGLELRESRLSNGDPVGAIAGKLGASILFHGRLTDIDRRTIGGFARGTARFDGVEDWKGQTFRLDFQNEFLMAERNGEIVCTTPDLITLLEAESGNPVTADSLRYGLRLVALAFPCNPQWKTDAGIALVGPRYFGYDTDYIPFDAH, from the coding sequence ATGAACATCCTGAGAACGATCCATGCCGAAGATCTCGATGATATCGCCATCGGCGGCGCCATTCTCGGCACGGGCGGCGGGGGCGATCCCTATGTCGGCAAACTCATGGCGAAGGAAGCCATTCGCAAACATGGTCCGGTCGAACTGATCGACGTCAGCGAGCTTGCCGACGACGCGCTCGTCGTTCCCGTCTGCATGATGGGAGCGCCGACCGTGATGACGGAGAAGCTGCCGCGGGGCGACGAGCTTCTCACCGCCTTCCGCAAGCTGGAACAGCTTCTCGGCCGCAAGATCGATGCCGTGCTGTGCGGCGAAGCGGGCGGCGTCAACTCCACGACACCTTTCGTGGTGGCGGCGGCCGCAGGCCTGCCGCTGATCGATGGCGACGGCATGGGGAGGGCCTATCCGGAGTTGCAGATGGTGACCTTCACCCTACACGGCATCTCCGCGACGCCTATGGTTCTCTGCGACGACAAGGGCAACGCACTGGTGCTCGAAACGGTCAGCAATGCCTGGACGGAGCGGCTGGCGCGTGCTGCGACCGTCGAGATGGGCGGTTCGGCGCTACTCGCGTTCTACCCGATGAGCGGCAAGCAGGCCAAGGCCTGCGTCGTTCGCGGCACACTGTCGCTCTGCGCCAATCTCGGCCTCGAACTTCGAGAAAGCCGCCTTTCGAACGGCGATCCTGTCGGCGCCATTGCCGGGAAGCTCGGGGCCTCCATCCTCTTCCACGGCCGCCTGACCGACATCGACCGCCGCACCATCGGCGGTTTTGCCCGGGGGACGGCGCGGTTCGATGGCGTGGAGGACTGGAAAGGCCAGACGTTCCGCCTCGACTTCCAGAACGAGTTTCTGATGGCCGAGCGCAATGGCGAGATCGTCTGCACGACGCCGGATCTCATCACGCTGCTGGAAGCCGAAAGCGGCAATCCGGTGACAGCGGACTCGTTGCGCTACGGCCTGCGCCTCGTCGCCCTCGCCTTCCCTTGCAACCCGCAATGGAAGACGGACGCCGGCATCGCCCTCGTCGGTCCTCGCTATTTCGGCTATGACACGGATTACATTCCGTTCGACGCACATTGA
- a CDS encoding DUF917 domain-containing protein codes for MPVEGYLLKEEDLVPLSMGAALLGTGGGGNPYIGMLRARELLRKGAQVRVLPLEALADDAWVAECGGIGAPVVGVEKIEEGGECYRAVRAVEEAAGVTVSAMISAEIGGANAIEPIIAAAMAGLPVVDGDGMGRAFPEVQMTTYMIYGAPAAPAAIADDKGNVVVFKQMVDMFWLERFARDASVAMGAGAGFAVAPMRGDFVKKTSVPGTVTQALEIGRTILDARLKRQNVVERVVEETGATLFFTGKITDIRRELTGGFARGEALLSGVGRWAGSQARIAIQNENLVLWVDDVAVAMVPDLIINLELDTGEPLTTEILRYGQRIAVIGLPVHDLMKTPRALEIVGPKAFGYPDLTFEPMAYSSVQSGERRA; via the coding sequence ATGCCGGTTGAAGGTTACCTCCTCAAGGAAGAGGACCTCGTGCCGCTGTCCATGGGGGCCGCCCTGCTCGGCACCGGCGGCGGGGGCAATCCCTATATCGGCATGCTGCGTGCCCGCGAGTTGCTGCGCAAGGGCGCGCAGGTTCGCGTGCTGCCGCTTGAAGCGCTGGCTGACGATGCCTGGGTAGCAGAGTGCGGCGGCATCGGCGCGCCGGTCGTCGGCGTCGAAAAGATCGAGGAGGGCGGCGAATGCTACCGCGCGGTGCGCGCCGTCGAAGAAGCGGCCGGCGTCACCGTCTCCGCGATGATCTCGGCAGAAATCGGCGGTGCGAACGCCATCGAGCCGATCATCGCCGCCGCCATGGCCGGGCTTCCCGTCGTCGATGGCGACGGCATGGGCCGGGCATTTCCCGAAGTCCAGATGACCACTTACATGATCTATGGCGCACCGGCCGCACCGGCCGCCATTGCCGACGACAAGGGCAACGTCGTGGTCTTCAAGCAGATGGTCGACATGTTCTGGCTGGAGCGCTTCGCGCGTGATGCCTCCGTTGCCATGGGGGCCGGCGCCGGCTTTGCCGTCGCCCCGATGCGCGGAGATTTCGTCAAGAAGACCTCCGTGCCCGGAACCGTCACGCAGGCGCTGGAGATCGGGCGCACCATTCTGGACGCCCGCCTGAAGCGTCAGAACGTCGTGGAACGCGTGGTCGAGGAGACGGGCGCAACGCTCTTCTTCACCGGCAAGATCACGGACATCCGCCGCGAACTGACCGGCGGCTTTGCGAGAGGCGAGGCGCTGCTGTCGGGCGTCGGCAGATGGGCGGGGTCGCAGGCGCGGATCGCGATCCAGAACGAGAACCTCGTTCTCTGGGTGGATGACGTCGCCGTCGCCATGGTGCCGGACCTCATTATCAATCTGGAACTCGACACCGGCGAGCCCCTGACCACGGAGATCCTGCGCTATGGCCAGCGCATTGCGGTCATCGGCCTGCCGGTGCACGACCTCATGAAGACGCCGCGCGCGCTGGAGATCGTCGGCCCCAAGGCTTTCGGCTACCCGGACCTCACCTTCGAACCGATGGCCTACAGCAGCGTGCAAAGCGGGGAGCGGCGTGCATGA
- a CDS encoding hydantoinase/oxoprolinase N-terminal domain-containing protein produces MIRIGIDVGGTNTDAVVMNGPEVIAGVKSATTADVMSGVVNALRDVLAASGMEASAVDFVMIGTTHFTNAVVQRRDLAQTAAVRLGLPATASLPPMVDWPEDLKQSIGNHAYLAHGGNEFDGRIISPLDEDELKGIARDIAAKGIRSIAITSVFSPVSSDFERRAGAIFEAEIPGVHITMSSDIGRIGLLERENAAIMNACLRDLSAHVIEAFRNAIREAGITGKFFLTQNDGTLMDASFAEKFPVLTFASGPTNSMRGAAFLSGVSDAIVVDIGGTTSDVGSLHKGFPRQATIAVEVGGVRTNFRMPDVFSIGLGGGSHVVETDSGIKVGPVSVGYRIKTEALIFGGQTLTTTDVAVAAGRASLGDAAKVSHLSPDLIDRVQAKIHAMLEDCVEKSRLSPDPLPVIVVGGGSILVDGPLSGLEVIKPAHFGVANAVGAAIAQVSGEIDRVYALAELGRDKALEDAKQRAVDAAIAAGAAPDSIEIVDVEDVPLAYLPGNATRIRVKAVGELHAG; encoded by the coding sequence ATGATTAGGATAGGCATCGATGTCGGCGGCACCAATACGGACGCCGTGGTCATGAACGGACCGGAGGTGATCGCCGGCGTCAAATCCGCAACGACTGCCGACGTGATGAGCGGCGTCGTCAACGCGCTGCGCGACGTGCTGGCGGCATCTGGCATGGAAGCCTCGGCCGTCGATTTCGTGATGATCGGCACGACCCATTTCACCAATGCCGTCGTCCAGCGCCGCGATCTCGCGCAGACCGCGGCCGTCCGTCTCGGACTGCCCGCCACGGCCTCCCTGCCGCCAATGGTCGACTGGCCGGAGGACCTGAAGCAGTCGATCGGCAACCACGCCTATCTCGCCCATGGCGGCAACGAGTTCGACGGCCGCATCATCTCGCCGCTCGATGAGGACGAACTGAAGGGCATCGCCCGCGACATCGCCGCCAAGGGCATCCGCAGCATCGCCATCACCTCGGTCTTCTCGCCGGTCTCCAGCGATTTCGAACGCCGTGCCGGCGCCATCTTCGAAGCGGAAATTCCCGGTGTGCATATCACGATGTCCAGCGATATCGGCCGCATCGGGCTACTGGAGCGCGAGAACGCGGCGATCATGAATGCCTGCCTGCGCGACCTCTCCGCCCACGTCATCGAAGCCTTCCGCAACGCCATCCGCGAGGCCGGCATCACCGGAAAGTTCTTCCTGACTCAGAACGACGGCACGCTGATGGATGCGAGCTTTGCCGAGAAATTCCCGGTTCTGACCTTCGCCTCCGGCCCGACGAACTCCATGCGCGGCGCGGCGTTCCTCTCCGGCGTCAGCGATGCCATCGTGGTCGATATCGGCGGCACCACCTCGGATGTCGGCTCGCTGCACAAGGGTTTTCCGCGTCAAGCGACGATTGCCGTGGAAGTCGGCGGCGTGCGCACCAATTTCCGCATGCCCGACGTGTTCTCGATCGGGCTCGGCGGCGGGTCGCATGTCGTGGAAACGGACAGCGGCATCAAGGTCGGCCCGGTTTCCGTCGGTTACCGCATCAAGACCGAGGCGTTGATCTTCGGCGGGCAAACGCTGACCACCACCGATGTGGCCGTGGCGGCGGGCCGTGCCTCGCTCGGCGATGCGGCAAAGGTCTCGCACCTCTCCCCCGATCTCATCGATCGCGTGCAGGCGAAGATCCACGCGATGCTGGAAGACTGCGTCGAGAAATCCCGCCTCTCGCCCGATCCGCTGCCCGTCATCGTGGTCGGCGGCGGCTCCATCCTGGTCGATGGCCCGCTGAGTGGCCTTGAAGTGATCAAGCCCGCACATTTCGGCGTCGCCAACGCCGTCGGTGCGGCCATCGCGCAGGTCTCCGGCGAAATCGACCGCGTCTATGCACTGGCCGAACTCGGCCGCGACAAGGCGCTCGAAGACGCCAAGCAGCGGGCGGTCGATGCGGCGATTGCCGCAGGTGCTGCACCTGACAGCATCGAGATCGTCGATGTCGAGGACGTTCCGCTCGCTTACCTGCCGGGCAACGCCACCCGTATCCGCGTCAAGGCCGTGGGAGAGCTCCATGCCGGTTGA
- a CDS encoding ATP-binding cassette domain-containing protein: MSGPMLELKNLCKTFPIRNAFGRKTGALQAVENVSMAIAAGGVYGLAGESGSGKSTIARMIMGLETPDSGEILIDGRSIHDRSDGVAHGRRVQMVFQNPGSSLNPRRTVGQSIAVPLDAHGFPRCERRTRIGTLLDMVQLPAAFAERYPHELSGGQKQRVAIARALAVEPKLLVLDEPTSALDVSVQAKVMDLLADLGRQMGLTYLFISHDLSLMRNFAREVSILYRGAIVERGTSDAVFGNPSHDYTRLLIASVPVISAEEAALRPVIPLIDGELPTPEQLIALRQAADRQT; encoded by the coding sequence ATGAGCGGACCGATGCTGGAGCTGAAAAACCTCTGTAAAACCTTCCCGATCCGCAACGCCTTCGGCCGCAAGACCGGTGCGCTGCAAGCCGTCGAAAATGTCTCGATGGCGATTGCGGCCGGTGGCGTCTATGGTCTTGCCGGCGAGAGCGGATCGGGCAAATCCACGATCGCCCGCATGATCATGGGGCTGGAAACGCCCGACAGCGGCGAGATCCTGATCGACGGGCGAAGCATTCACGACCGCTCCGACGGGGTGGCGCATGGCCGCCGCGTGCAGATGGTGTTCCAGAACCCCGGCTCCTCGCTCAACCCCCGCCGCACCGTCGGCCAGTCCATCGCCGTCCCGCTGGACGCCCATGGCTTCCCGCGCTGCGAGCGCCGCACGCGGATCGGAACCCTTCTCGACATGGTCCAGCTGCCCGCCGCCTTTGCCGAGCGGTACCCGCACGAGCTTTCCGGCGGGCAGAAGCAGCGCGTGGCGATCGCACGGGCTCTCGCTGTCGAGCCGAAATTGCTGGTACTGGACGAGCCGACCTCGGCGCTTGATGTCTCGGTGCAGGCCAAGGTCATGGACCTGCTCGCCGATCTCGGCCGGCAAATGGGCCTGACCTATCTGTTCATTTCCCACGATCTGAGCCTCATGCGCAATTTCGCGCGCGAGGTCAGCATCCTCTATCGCGGCGCTATCGTGGAACGCGGCACGTCGGACGCCGTCTTCGGGAACCCGTCCCACGACTATACGCGCCTGCTGATCGCCTCCGTACCCGTCATCTCGGCGGAGGAAGCAGCGCTCCGGCCCGTCATCCCTCTGATCGACGGCGAACTCCCCACACCCGAACAACTGATCGCGCTGCGGCAAGCGGCGGATCGTCAGACATGA
- a CDS encoding ABC transporter ATP-binding protein, producing the protein MSFPLLRVENLSVSFTTYGQTVPVLHGVSLDVPARSQVALVGESGSGKTVTMKAIMGLLRQPPARITSGAIYYDGADLLAMPEKERLKLRGTAMSMVFQDPMSSLNPVFTIADQMATILKYADRRLGRARAARDRMQRVYETLAQVRMRDPERAARAYPIELSGGMRQRVLIAMALLSETDLLIADEPGTALDVTTQAQILKLLKDLVEARGLALLMITHNLGVVRETCNSVYVMQKGVIVEKGETAAIFEAPSHDYTRSLIDAVPRLTGGRRFGTAGVPA; encoded by the coding sequence ATGAGCTTCCCTCTCCTGCGTGTCGAGAACCTCTCGGTCTCCTTCACCACCTATGGCCAGACCGTGCCCGTGCTGCATGGCGTCAGCCTCGATGTACCCGCCCGCTCGCAGGTGGCGCTGGTCGGCGAAAGCGGGTCCGGCAAGACGGTGACGATGAAGGCCATCATGGGTCTGCTGCGCCAGCCCCCTGCCCGCATCACCTCCGGCGCGATCTATTATGACGGCGCGGATCTCCTGGCCATGCCTGAGAAGGAACGCCTGAAACTGCGCGGCACGGCGATGTCGATGGTGTTTCAGGACCCGATGAGTTCGCTCAATCCGGTCTTCACCATCGCCGACCAGATGGCAACGATCCTGAAATATGCCGACAGGCGCCTCGGCCGCGCCCGCGCTGCCAGAGACCGGATGCAGAGGGTCTACGAAACGCTGGCGCAGGTGCGCATGCGCGATCCCGAGCGGGCGGCGCGCGCCTATCCGATCGAGCTTTCCGGCGGCATGCGCCAGCGCGTGCTGATCGCCATGGCGCTGCTCAGCGAAACCGACCTTCTGATCGCCGACGAGCCGGGAACCGCGCTGGACGTCACCACGCAGGCACAGATCCTGAAACTGCTGAAAGATCTGGTCGAGGCACGCGGCCTTGCGCTTCTGATGATCACCCACAATCTGGGCGTCGTGCGCGAGACGTGCAACAGCGTCTACGTCATGCAGAAGGGCGTCATCGTCGAGAAGGGCGAAACCGCTGCGATCTTCGAAGCGCCATCGCACGACTACACCCGCAGCCTGATCGACGCCGTGCCGCGCCTGACCGGCGGGCGGCGCTTCGGAACCGCCGGGGTGCCGGCATGA
- a CDS encoding ABC transporter permease: MTGTSLAPQEARRLSNAYQNWYRFSRNPTAVIGAVIVLVCILAALFAPFITPYPEHVGAVVNFRVRHQPPSLTFWFGTDNVGRDIFTRTIYGMRISLLLAFVVLGTAVPIGTILGLLAGYFGGWVETVIMRVTDIALALPPLVMALAVAAVLSPDLVNSLLAIAALWWTWHTRLIYAITKQIRTQEFIEAAETLGASKFHILFREILPNCVSAIAVKTSLDCGFVILVGASLSFLGLGIQPPTPDLGTMVAQGAGFLPDFWWEPVLPGLAILFVALGFNLLGDGLRDLFDVQEVR, from the coding sequence ATGACCGGGACGTCACTTGCCCCCCAAGAGGCGCGCCGCCTGTCAAATGCCTACCAGAACTGGTACCGCTTCTCGCGCAATCCGACGGCCGTGATCGGCGCCGTCATCGTCCTCGTCTGCATTCTCGCCGCCCTGTTCGCGCCCTTCATCACACCTTATCCGGAGCATGTCGGCGCCGTCGTCAACTTCCGGGTCCGCCACCAGCCGCCATCGCTAACCTTCTGGTTCGGCACGGACAATGTCGGTCGCGACATCTTCACTCGCACGATCTACGGCATGCGCATCTCGCTGCTGCTCGCCTTCGTCGTGCTCGGCACCGCCGTCCCCATCGGCACAATTCTGGGCCTTCTCGCCGGCTATTTCGGCGGCTGGGTCGAGACGGTCATCATGCGCGTGACGGACATCGCGCTCGCGCTTCCCCCGCTTGTCATGGCGCTGGCTGTAGCCGCCGTGCTGTCGCCCGATCTCGTCAATTCCCTGCTCGCCATCGCTGCACTCTGGTGGACCTGGCATACGCGGCTGATCTACGCGATCACCAAACAAATCCGCACGCAGGAATTCATCGAAGCTGCGGAAACACTCGGTGCCAGCAAGTTTCACATCCTCTTCCGTGAGATCCTGCCAAACTGCGTTTCCGCCATTGCGGTCAAGACCTCGCTCGATTGCGGCTTCGTCATCCTTGTCGGCGCCTCGCTCTCCTTCCTCGGGCTCGGCATCCAGCCGCCAACGCCCGATCTCGGCACCATGGTCGCGCAGGGCGCGGGCTTCCTGCCGGATTTCTGGTGGGAACCGGTGCTTCCGGGCCTTGCCATCCTGTTCGTCGCGCTGGGCTTCAACCTGCTCGGCGATGGCTTGCGCGACCTCTTCGACGTGCAGGAGGTCCGATGA
- a CDS encoding ABC transporter permease: MEFLLFLLRRVAWSLLVLFGLSVVIFIIARAMPGDPVRLALGPRASVEQVEQLRETLGFNQPLIQQYGIYVAGLARGDLGRSLLTEQPVANDIRQTFAATFELVLSTITIAFVLGVPLGVAAARHKDKWPDNVVRIIAIFSAVTPSFFLALLLQILAGYVLHILPTTGRLPPGLAFSADMTGLITLDALLHGRLDVFFEALRYLLLPSIALAAATMGQIARITRSSMIDVSSQDYAEAGRAFGIPERVRVFKYMLRPSFVPPLTILGLEFASLIGNAFVVELVFSWPGMAAYGVRTILQKDLNAIMGVVIVSGVFFVLANLVIDVLTGIVDPRIRIRGRR; encoded by the coding sequence TTGGAATTTCTGCTCTTCCTTCTCAGGCGTGTTGCGTGGTCGCTGCTGGTTCTTTTCGGGCTCTCGGTGGTGATCTTCATCATCGCCCGCGCCATGCCGGGCGACCCCGTGCGGCTTGCGCTCGGACCACGGGCGAGCGTCGAGCAGGTCGAGCAACTGCGCGAGACACTGGGGTTCAACCAGCCGCTCATCCAGCAATACGGCATCTATGTCGCGGGCCTCGCGCGCGGCGATCTCGGGCGGTCGCTCCTGACGGAGCAGCCGGTGGCGAACGATATCCGCCAGACCTTCGCGGCGACCTTCGAGCTCGTCCTTTCGACCATCACGATCGCCTTCGTTCTCGGCGTACCCCTGGGCGTCGCCGCAGCGCGACACAAGGATAAATGGCCTGATAATGTGGTGCGGATCATTGCCATCTTTTCCGCCGTGACGCCGAGCTTCTTTCTGGCCCTCCTTCTTCAGATTCTCGCCGGCTACGTCCTGCATATCCTGCCCACGACCGGCCGTCTGCCGCCAGGACTGGCCTTCTCGGCCGACATGACGGGCCTGATCACCCTCGATGCGCTGTTGCACGGCCGCCTAGACGTCTTTTTCGAAGCGCTGCGCTATCTGCTCCTCCCGTCCATCGCGCTGGCCGCCGCCACGATGGGGCAGATCGCACGCATCACCCGCTCGTCCATGATCGACGTCTCCAGCCAGGATTATGCGGAGGCGGGTCGCGCCTTCGGCATCCCCGAGCGTGTGCGCGTCTTCAAGTACATGCTGCGCCCGAGTTTCGTGCCGCCGCTCACCATTCTCGGCCTCGAGTTCGCCTCGCTGATCGGCAACGCCTTTGTCGTGGAACTGGTCTTCTCCTGGCCCGGCATGGCGGCCTACGGGGTGCGCACCATCCTGCAAAAGGATCTGAACGCCATCATGGGCGTGGTCATCGTCTCCGGCGTGTTCTTCGTGCTCGCCAACCTCGTCATCGACGTTCTCACTGGCATCGTCGATCCACGCATCCGCATCCGGGGGCGCCGCTGA